A region of Streptomyces sp. R44 DNA encodes the following proteins:
- a CDS encoding catalase: MSKRVLTTESGAPVADNQNSATAGVGGPLLLQDQHLLEKLARFNRERIPERVVHARGSGAYGYFEVTDDVTAYTKADFLGEVGKKTETFLRFSTVADSLGGADAVRDPRGFALKFYTEEGNYDLVGNNTPVFFIKDPIKFPDFIHSQKRDPFTGKQEPDNVWDFWAHAPEATHQITWLMGDRGIPASYRHMNGYGSHTYQWTNEAGEAFFVKYHFKTNQGIRSLSAEQAAELVGKDANSHQTDLLQAIERGVNPSWTLYVQIMPAAEAAEYRFNPFDLTKVWPHSDYPLQRVGRLVLDRNPENVFAEVEQAAFSPNNFVPGIGPSPDKMLQGRLFAYADAHRYRLGVNHTLLPVNAPKATTAQNYGRDGAMALRNGSRHDKNYEPNSYQGPAQTDAALSAPLAIHGWTGTHEAPAHTKDDDFFQAGELYRLMSEDEKKRLIANIAGGLSQVSREDVIEKNLAHFAAADADYGKRVREAVEALRED, translated from the coding sequence ATGTCGAAGCGCGTGCTTACGACCGAGTCCGGCGCCCCCGTCGCCGACAACCAGAACTCCGCCACCGCCGGCGTCGGTGGCCCTCTCCTCCTCCAGGACCAGCACCTGCTGGAGAAGCTCGCGCGCTTCAACCGTGAGCGGATCCCGGAGCGCGTGGTGCACGCCCGCGGTTCCGGCGCGTACGGCTACTTCGAGGTGACCGACGACGTCACCGCGTACACCAAGGCGGACTTCCTCGGTGAGGTCGGCAAGAAGACCGAGACCTTCCTCCGCTTCTCCACCGTGGCCGACTCGCTCGGCGGCGCGGACGCGGTGCGCGACCCCCGCGGTTTCGCCCTGAAGTTCTACACCGAAGAGGGCAACTACGACCTCGTCGGCAACAACACCCCGGTGTTCTTCATCAAGGACCCGATCAAGTTCCCCGACTTCATCCACTCCCAGAAGCGCGACCCCTTCACGGGCAAGCAGGAGCCGGACAACGTCTGGGACTTCTGGGCGCACGCCCCCGAGGCCACCCACCAGATCACCTGGCTCATGGGCGACCGCGGCATCCCGGCCTCGTACCGTCACATGAACGGCTACGGCTCGCACACCTACCAGTGGACCAACGAGGCGGGCGAGGCCTTCTTCGTCAAGTACCACTTCAAGACGAACCAGGGCATCCGCTCCCTCTCCGCCGAGCAGGCCGCCGAGCTCGTCGGCAAGGACGCCAACTCGCACCAGACCGACCTGCTCCAGGCCATCGAGCGCGGTGTGAACCCCTCGTGGACCCTGTACGTGCAGATCATGCCGGCCGCCGAGGCCGCGGAGTACCGCTTCAACCCGTTCGACCTCACCAAGGTGTGGCCGCACAGCGACTACCCGCTGCAGCGCGTGGGCCGCCTGGTCCTCGACCGCAACCCGGAGAACGTCTTCGCCGAGGTCGAGCAGGCCGCGTTCTCCCCGAACAACTTCGTGCCGGGCATCGGTCCCTCGCCGGACAAGATGCTCCAGGGCCGTCTCTTCGCCTACGCGGACGCCCACCGGTACCGCCTCGGCGTGAACCACACCCTGCTGCCGGTCAACGCCCCCAAGGCCACGACCGCGCAGAACTACGGCCGCGACGGCGCCATGGCGCTGCGCAACGGCTCGCGCCACGACAAGAACTACGAGCCCAACTCGTACCAGGGCCCGGCCCAGACGGACGCCGCGCTCTCCGCGCCGCTCGCCATCCACGGCTGGACCGGCACCCACGAGGCGCCCGCGCACACCAAGGACGACGACTTCTTCCAGGCCGGCGAGCTCTACCGCCTGATGTCCGAGGACGAGAAGAAGCGCCTGATCGCCAACATCGCCGGCGGTCTGTCCCAGGTGTCCCGCGAGGACGTCATCGAGAAGAACCTCGCGCACTTCGCCGCCGCCGACGCCGACTACGGCAAGCGCGTCCGCGAGGCCGTCGAGGCCCTGCGCGAGGACTGA